In Halothermothrix orenii H 168, the sequence CCCCGGCAGGTACACTCCCGATGAGGACATCCAGCTGTTCCCCGGTTATACCTTCTGTCATCTTCTTCTTCATCTGGTCTTTACTTAAATGAGGTAATAAATCACTTATGTAAAAAATTGGGTCAGATTCATTTTCACCGATAACAACATCAACTCTGGTACCATCCTCTTTGACTACAACCCCATGAAGGGCCAGGGGAATTGAAACCCACTGATATTTTTTTATCCCCCCGTAATAATGAGTGTTGAAGAAAACTAGCTCACTATCCTCATACACTGGATTGGGCTTTAAATCAATCCGGGGTGAATCGAGGTGGGCCCCAACAATCCGCAACCCATCGGTCAAGGGTCTCTGACCGATTACAGCAGCAGCAATGGCCCGGTCCCGGTTAACCTTATATACCCGGTCACCTTCTCTTAGTTTTTGAACCTCTTCTAAATTTTTAAATCCTTCCTTTTCCAGTAGTTCTACAGCAGCCTTAACAAACTCCCGCTCTGTCTTATTAACTGTAATGAATCCTGCATAATCTTTATTAAATTGATTTATTTCTTCTTTCTCGGCCCCGGCCATTTCCAGCCAGGCATTCTTAATTTCAAATTTCTTTCCCATTACTATTCCTCCTTTCCTTAACCATTATATCCAGATATTAAAAAATTATCAATAAAAAAACCGGCCTCAGGCCGGCTTTTCATTATCCAGATTATTATTGAACTATATCTATATTTTATCGTAACTTACCGCTTACTCTTTACACTAGTCTTCGTCCCGTTCTATACCCTTATGACCTTCATTATCATCTTCATCCTGCTCTTCCTCATCATCTTTTGCATTCTCGTCATCATCACTATCATCTTCACTGTCTTTTTTCAGGTCGTTTTTACCGTGTCTTCTGTCATCTTTTTTATCTCCTTTTTCATTGTCATCGGTTTTTCCTTCTCTCTGATCTTCGTCCTGCTCCTCTTCATCTCCATCCTTATCTTCCTGATCTTCTTCATTATGTTCCTGTTCATGGTCCCTTTCCCGTAACCTTTCCCGTTCTTCAGTCATTTCTTCAAGGCGTTTTCTGACCTGTTCCATATTTTCTTCCCTGGTCTGGAGGGCATTATTTACTTTTTCAGAAGGAACGCCATTTTTCAGGGCCTCCCATATTTTTTCAGCTACCTCTTTCAACTGATTTTTATTGGCGTTCTCAACCATATTCTGCACAGCTTCCCGGTTTAAAACATTTACTTCAGACATAAGCCTCAGTTGAACCTCTGCAGCCGTATTTGTCTCAAGCTTGTTCATTACTTTATCCAGTTTGTTTAATACATTTATAGGATCTACTTGACCCTCAGACATCATATCCAGAAGGGCATCCTGTAATTCTTCTTTTTCTGAAGATGATAAATTCTCCATTCTACTTATTTTTAAGGAAAGTTCAACCAGAACTCCCTTATCAAGACCAGTATCCTCTGCACCGGCAACAACCGGCAAACCAATAACTACAGCAAAAAACAACAGGCCTAAAAGAAAAGCATAAACCTTTTTCATATTAACCCCCTCCCTGATTTTGAATTTAATCCCGAACATGTTAATGACAGGGCCTTAAAAAGACCTTAAAATTAAGGTATAAAGAATACAATGCAAGCAAAATGTAATCAGTTATTCACAACCCAATTTTGGAGCAAAAACCAGAAAAATAAATTATGAAGCACCCGGTAAATAACTGCATCCTGCAATTATATTATTACAAATATACTCAGGGAGGAAAGTGACCTTCATCACCATTTATTGATATCTTTTAAAATTATTTTCTCTCTTTTAATTTCTAATAACCCTTTATCTTTAAGTTTATTTATAATCCGGGTTACTGTCTCCCGGGAAGTCCCGATAAATCTGGCAATATCCTGGTGTGTTATATTCCTGTCTATAACTACTGCTTCTCCGTTATCCCGGATCTCACCAGTCATTCGCCTGAAAAACTTTTTTAACCGGGTTTCAACATCCAGAAAAGCAAGGCTCTCTATATCCTGATTGGCCTGCCGCAACCTCCGGCTTAATTCTCCAATAATTTTAAGGGCAATAAAGGGGTATTCCCTGACCAGGTTTAAAAATTCCTGGTTTCCGACAACCAGAAGACTGGAATCCCGGATAACCCTGGCTGTAGCTGAACGCCCTTTACTATCAATAATAGCCATCTCTCCAAAGAAGTCACCGGGACCCATGACCTCCAGAATTTTTTCCTTGCCGTCATATGAAACTTTTATTATCTGAATCTCCCCTTCTACCACTATATAAAAAGCATCGGGCTTATCACCCTCAAAAAAAAGTATTTCACCGGCTTTATATCTTCTCTTATTGGTAATACTTTTCAAGAGGTCAAGTTGTTCATCGTTAAGCCCTGAAAAAAGGGGAATAGAACGGTAACTAATCTCACTCATCAAAAAGCCCCTTTCAATAACATTTAAATCTAAAACTCTACTCATTTTTTCTTTGAGGTTTTTGCCAGAACTCCTGGATTTGATTTATTTGTATTCTTATCTTTACTGGAACTATTAACTTCCTCATCTGAATCTTTTTCATTTCTGTCTTCATTTTCTTCACCATTATCTTTATCTTCTTTTTTTTCATCTTTATCTTTATCTTCGTTTTCTATATCTGTGGGTTTTTCTTTTACATCTGCATCTTTATCCTGGTCCTGATCATCTTCTTTTTTATCTTTGTCTTTAATGATTTCATCTTTATCCTTACTATAGTTATCATCATCTATATTATTCGTGTTATCATCCTTGTCTTCTTTATCAGAGTAATCATCTATCTCATCATCTTTATCTTTATCGGGAGGTAGGTCCATGTCATCGGGTTTCCCGTTATTAGCGGCAGGTTCTTCAGGGACATGACTTGTGCCATCATCTGCCTTACTACCTTCACCCACTTTGAGGTTGACTCTTTTAATCCATTCCTTAACATCTGACCTCTCCCAGGCCCTTTTCTCCTGTTCATCTATTTTGACAGGCTTTAAAACCAGGCCGGCCCTGGCCCGGGCCATGTTATTAGTGGTAACAAGAACCCGTTCATCACCTTCCCTACTGGACAGCTCAACAGCCCCTTCTCTTACCGAAAGAATGGTGGTATCACCTTCACCAACACAAACTGAGAAGAGGGTTCCTTTAACCCCGGCCACTGCTGAAGGGGTTATAACCTTAAATTTAGTTATACCCTTCCATACTTTTTCAACCCTGGACCATATTCTACCTTTATTAAGTTTAAGGGAAGTCGTTGTCCCGGTCTCAACTATATTGCATTCTCCTATGACAACCTCACTTCCGCCATCTATTTTGACAAAAGAATTATTCCTGAAAACAATTTCACAGGAAGCCTTTTCACCGGTTTTAATAACATCACCCTGATTTAGGTTATCTCCATTTTTAATAACATGCCAGGCCTTTATCTGAAAAATATTTAAAAACCAGTTATTAACCAGTTTCTCAACCCTGCCCTCTACATTACTGACTGTAGCCACCGGTTCTGTCTCTGTACAGGCCGGTGAAGCATTTCCTGTAATAAAGACTGTTGTTATCATTACTATAATTACAAATAATACAGTTAATCTTCTCATACCTGTTCCCTCCTCATCAGGCGGTAAACCCTTTCAGCTGACCCTATATTACTATCTTTATATTCATCTCGTTGCCAGTCCATATTTTTTAACCTGTCCGGAAGACCTGAATAAGTATTATTACCAATAACTATCTCCCCGGGACGGGCAATTTCAACAAATCGGGCTGCCCGGTTAACCACATGGCCCACCACCGTATAATCCATCCTTATGTCCGAACCGATATTACCGACCACAACCTGACCGGTATTAAGACCAACCCCCAGCTCAAAGGAAATATCTTCTCCAAGAATTTCAATAGCGGCCATAAGGGCCCTTTCCCGGTGATGATCCCCGGGAACCGGTGCCCCAAAAATGGCAAGCAGGCCGTCCCCGAGATATTTATCCAGAGTACCACGGTATTTAAATATAACACGGTTTATTCTGGAAAAAGCCCTGTTGAGGTCCTTAACAACCTCTTCAGGCTCCCTTTTTCGGGCATAATCTGAAAATTTCCTGATATCAACAAAGAGGACTGTAACTTCCATCCTCTGGCCACCAGGGTTTACCAGACCCGGGTTATTTAAAAGTTCTTTCATGACCTCAGGTGATATATACCGGGAAAAAGTCCTGGCCAGCTTCTGTCTTTCCCTTTCACTGGAGAAATACCACATCCCCAGGGCTGTAACATACATCATAAAGGCAGTTATATAAAGCCCTGACAGGTGAAGGTAATACCGGTAACGGAAAAAGAGAATAAAACCGAGAACTGACAGTAGTACTAGAACCAGAAAAAGTATTAACCCCGACCGAGACGGCGGGTTATTCAAAAATATAAAGGATAATATTAGTCCGGTTAACAGCATTAAAATTATATTGACAATAAAAGGTGAGTCAGTTATATAGGAGTTGTTAATAAGACTATACAATACCTGGCCGTGAATCTCAACCCCGGTTACATAACCATACCGGGCAAAGGAGGTCATGTACCGGTCACCCAGTCCTGTAAGCCGGGTACCGATAATAACCAGTTTATCCTTAAAAAAACCGGGCCTGTAATTACCTTCTATAAGGTCAATAAAAGATACCTGTGGAAGGGTTCCAGGGGGTCCTGGAAAATTAATTAATATTCCCCCCGCCTGTTCCTCAAGCTCCTTATATATGTTATCGCTGTAAAAACGGGCCAGTTCCGCACTGAAGGCAAATATCTTCTCTCCATCTTTATCCATAACCGGCCTCAATCGCCTTATTATCCCATCACGGTCAGGTATAAAGTTAATGTGACCCTGGATTGACCGTTCCCTGAAAGGAGGCCACGGTTTACTAATTTTATTTACAGTTAAATGCTGGGTCTTTAAACCCCTGACAAGGCCTACCCTGGCAACTGCCGGTAAAACCACATTCTCATACTGGCTTAAGACCTTAACCAGTTTTTCATCCGCTTCCCGCCCAGAGGAAGCCTCCAGGATAATATCCAGGCCAATAGCCCTGGCCCGCTCTTTTTCCAGCATCCTGATAGCCCGGGCATAATAAGAACGACTAATGGGCCAGCTACCGAGTTCTGATAAAGACCTGTCATCTATGACCACAAGAACGATATTATCCACTTCAGGGGGCTTAAATAAATACCGTCCCACCAGTAAAATATCAAATAATTTGTTATCCAGGGGTAAGAAAACATTAAGAAAATATAAAAAAATTATAATCATAATAATAGCTATATTAAATATGTTGATTTTGAACCTGAAGTTTTTCTTACCCTTCATATTAGATATTCCCCTGT encodes:
- a CDS encoding Crp/Fnr family transcriptional regulator, producing MSEISYRSIPLFSGLNDEQLDLLKSITNKRRYKAGEILFFEGDKPDAFYIVVEGEIQIIKVSYDGKEKILEVMGPGDFFGEMAIIDSKGRSATARVIRDSSLLVVGNQEFLNLVREYPFIALKIIGELSRRLRQANQDIESLAFLDVETRLKKFFRRMTGEIRDNGEAVVIDRNITHQDIARFIGTSRETVTRIINKLKDKGLLEIKREKIILKDINKW
- a CDS encoding FecR family protein gives rise to the protein MRRLTVLFVIIVMITTVFITGNASPACTETEPVATVSNVEGRVEKLVNNWFLNIFQIKAWHVIKNGDNLNQGDVIKTGEKASCEIVFRNNSFVKIDGGSEVVIGECNIVETGTTTSLKLNKGRIWSRVEKVWKGITKFKVITPSAVAGVKGTLFSVCVGEGDTTILSVREGAVELSSREGDERVLVTTNNMARARAGLVLKPVKIDEQEKRAWERSDVKEWIKRVNLKVGEGSKADDGTSHVPEEPAANNGKPDDMDLPPDKDKDDEIDDYSDKEDKDDNTNNIDDDNYSKDKDEIIKDKDKKEDDQDQDKDADVKEKPTDIENEDKDKDEKKEDKDNGEENEDRNEKDSDEEVNSSSKDKNTNKSNPGVLAKTSKKK
- a CDS encoding CHASE2 domain-containing protein — protein: MKGKKNFRFKINIFNIAIIMIIIFLYFLNVFLPLDNKLFDILLVGRYLFKPPEVDNIVLVVIDDRSLSELGSWPISRSYYARAIRMLEKERARAIGLDIILEASSGREADEKLVKVLSQYENVVLPAVARVGLVRGLKTQHLTVNKISKPWPPFRERSIQGHINFIPDRDGIIRRLRPVMDKDGEKIFAFSAELARFYSDNIYKELEEQAGGILINFPGPPGTLPQVSFIDLIEGNYRPGFFKDKLVIIGTRLTGLGDRYMTSFARYGYVTGVEIHGQVLYSLINNSYITDSPFIVNIILMLLTGLILSFIFLNNPPSRSGLILFLVLVLLSVLGFILFFRYRYYLHLSGLYITAFMMYVTALGMWYFSSERERQKLARTFSRYISPEVMKELLNNPGLVNPGGQRMEVTVLFVDIRKFSDYARKREPEEVVKDLNRAFSRINRVIFKYRGTLDKYLGDGLLAIFGAPVPGDHHRERALMAAIEILGEDISFELGVGLNTGQVVVGNIGSDIRMDYTVVGHVVNRAARFVEIARPGEIVIGNNTYSGLPDRLKNMDWQRDEYKDSNIGSAERVYRLMRREQV